The following coding sequences lie in one Hyphobacterium sp. CCMP332 genomic window:
- a CDS encoding iron-containing alcohol dehydrogenase, with amino-acid sequence MHNFSFRTVPHIVFEAGASKRLARLAAPVLKDAKRLFFVTDKGVRNAGLIDNALAALKADGFDVFVFDEVVADPPEAVVLDAAAKASEFGAQAIIAFGGGSPMDTAKVVSLLAGGDQPLSEMYGVEQVRVAGLPSIMIPTTAGTGSEVTNVAVLTTGATSKRGIASGALYADMAILDPELTLGLPRHATAATGIDAMVHAIEAFTNKRSKNPVSDALALAALKKLQGGILTACDEPSNIEARGDMLLGAMLAGQAFSNSPVGAVHAMAYPLGGIFHVPHGLSNSVVLPPVLKFNAAAAEPLYAEMAAHMGLAASSAGLIAEMERIAEATGIERRLSQLGISHNDIPRMAEDVAANDRLLPNNPRELTYDDIVRLYEEIV; translated from the coding sequence ATGCACAATTTCTCCTTCCGCACCGTCCCGCACATCGTCTTCGAAGCTGGCGCGTCAAAGCGTCTGGCCCGTCTCGCTGCGCCGGTCCTGAAAGACGCCAAACGCCTCTTCTTTGTCACCGACAAAGGCGTGCGCAACGCCGGTCTGATTGATAATGCGCTCGCCGCGTTGAAAGCGGATGGCTTTGACGTTTTCGTCTTTGACGAAGTGGTCGCCGATCCGCCTGAAGCCGTGGTGTTGGACGCCGCCGCGAAAGCCAGCGAATTCGGTGCGCAGGCCATCATCGCCTTTGGTGGTGGCTCGCCCATGGACACAGCGAAAGTCGTCTCCCTCCTCGCAGGCGGCGACCAGCCCCTGTCGGAGATGTATGGCGTCGAGCAGGTGCGGGTGGCCGGACTGCCCTCCATCATGATCCCGACCACGGCGGGCACCGGCTCGGAAGTCACCAATGTCGCGGTGCTGACCACCGGCGCGACCTCCAAGCGCGGCATCGCCTCCGGCGCGCTCTATGCCGATATGGCGATCCTCGATCCGGAGCTGACGCTGGGCCTGCCGCGCCATGCCACGGCGGCCACCGGCATAGATGCCATGGTCCATGCCATCGAGGCCTTCACCAACAAGCGCTCGAAAAACCCGGTCTCCGATGCACTGGCCCTGGCGGCGCTGAAGAAGCTGCAGGGTGGCATCCTGACCGCCTGCGATGAGCCCTCCAACATTGAGGCCCGCGGCGACATGCTGCTCGGCGCCATGCTGGCCGGGCAGGCGTTTTCAAACTCGCCGGTCGGCGCGGTCCATGCCATGGCCTATCCGCTGGGCGGGATATTCCATGTGCCGCACGGGCTTTCCAATTCGGTCGTCCTGCCGCCTGTCCTGAAATTCAACGCCGCCGCGGCCGAGCCGCTCTATGCTGAAATGGCCGCGCATATGGGGCTGGCGGCCTCCTCTGCCGGACTGATCGCGGAGATGGAACGCATCGCCGAGGCCACCGGGATCGAGCGCCGCCTCTCCCAGCTCGGCATCTCGCACAATGACATTCCGCGCATGGCCGAGGATGTGGCGGCCAATGACCGCCTCTTGCCGAACAATCCGCGCGAACTGACCTATGACGACATCGTCCGGCTCTATGAGGAAATCGTATGA
- a CDS encoding CoA-acylating methylmalonate-semialdehyde dehydrogenase, translating to MREINHFIDGTSFTGKTGRFGDVFDPNTGEVQARVQFADEAEVARAVEGAKKGQRIWAAMNPQRRARILMAYKNLVEAEMDELAHLLSSEHGKVIADSKGDIIRGLEVIEFACGVPHLMKGEYTDSAGPGIDVYSMRQPLGVVAGISPFNFPAMIPMWFMGMSIATGNALVLKPSEKDPSVPVRLAELWMEAGLPEGVLQIIHGDKQAVDALLTHDDVKAVSFVGSSDIAHYIARTCTEQGKRFQAMGGAKNHGIIMPDADMDQVVNDFLGAAYGSAGERCMALPVAVPVGKDTADEFVRRMLDEAKKLRVGVSTDSDAHYGPVVSAAHKQRVEDYITLGVEEGAGLLLDGRGFKLQGHENGFFIGPTLFDNVKPGMKTYAEEIFGPVLQVVRADNLEDAAHLPSDHQYGNGVAIFTRNGLAAREFAAKVQVGMVGINVPIPVPVAYHSFGGWKRSAFTDTNQYGTEGIRFFTKIKTVTQRWPTGDIGDQAFVIPTMG from the coding sequence ATGCGCGAGATCAATCATTTCATCGATGGCACAAGCTTTACCGGCAAGACTGGCCGTTTCGGCGATGTCTTCGACCCCAATACCGGCGAGGTGCAGGCGCGCGTGCAGTTTGCCGACGAGGCCGAAGTGGCCCGCGCGGTGGAAGGCGCCAAGAAGGGTCAGCGTATCTGGGCCGCGATGAACCCGCAGCGACGCGCCCGCATTCTGATGGCCTACAAGAATCTCGTCGAGGCCGAGATGGACGAGCTGGCGCATTTGCTCTCCTCCGAGCATGGCAAGGTGATCGCCGATTCAAAGGGCGACATTATCCGCGGCCTGGAAGTCATCGAATTTGCCTGCGGCGTGCCGCACCTGATGAAGGGCGAATACACCGACAGCGCCGGTCCGGGCATTGATGTCTATTCCATGCGCCAGCCGCTCGGCGTGGTCGCGGGGATTTCACCCTTCAACTTCCCGGCCATGATCCCGATGTGGTTCATGGGCATGTCGATTGCCACCGGTAATGCGCTGGTGCTGAAACCGTCCGAGAAAGATCCGTCCGTCCCGGTCCGCCTCGCCGAATTGTGGATGGAAGCCGGCCTGCCCGAAGGCGTGCTGCAGATCATCCATGGCGACAAGCAGGCGGTCGATGCGCTGCTTACCCATGACGATGTCAAGGCCGTCTCCTTTGTCGGCTCCTCCGACATCGCACACTATATCGCCCGCACCTGCACCGAACAGGGCAAGCGTTTCCAGGCCATGGGCGGGGCGAAAAACCACGGCATCATCATGCCGGATGCGGATATGGACCAGGTCGTCAACGACTTCCTCGGCGCGGCTTATGGTTCTGCCGGCGAACGCTGCATGGCGCTGCCCGTGGCGGTGCCGGTCGGCAAGGATACGGCGGATGAATTTGTCAGGCGCATGCTGGACGAAGCAAAAAAACTCCGCGTCGGCGTCTCCACCGACAGCGATGCGCATTACGGCCCGGTTGTTTCCGCCGCGCACAAGCAGCGCGTCGAGGACTACATCACGCTGGGTGTGGAAGAAGGTGCGGGCCTTCTTCTTGATGGCCGCGGTTTCAAACTGCAGGGCCATGAGAACGGCTTCTTCATTGGCCCGACCCTGTTCGACAATGTCAAACCCGGCATGAAGACTTATGCAGAGGAAATCTTCGGCCCCGTCCTGCAGGTCGTCCGCGCCGACAATCTCGAAGATGCCGCCCATCTGCCCAGCGACCATCAATACGGAAACGGCGTTGCCATCTTCACCCGCAATGGCCTCGCCGCACGCGAGTTTGCCGCCAAGGTCCAGGTCGGCATGGTCGGCATCAATGTGCCGATCCCGGTGCCGGTCGCCTATCACTCCTTTGGCGGCTGGAAGCGCTCGGCCTTCACCGACACCAACCAGTACGGCACCGAAGGCATCCGCTTCTTCACCAAAATCAAGACCGTGACCCAGCGCTGGCCCACCGGCGATATCGGCGATCAGGCCTTTGTCATCCCGACGATGGGGTAG
- a CDS encoding DUF6265 family protein, with the protein MSLILSSPAPASDLDWMEGHWRSEADGRVSEEIWTNGDGGLYLGVNRTISDGQARAFEFMRIVENDDGAAYCAQPGGGEAVCFELVQSGEHAVTFENPEHDFPQRIRYVRDGDTLTATISDLSGDQAFSFGWERVED; encoded by the coding sequence GTGAGTTTGATATTGAGCAGCCCGGCGCCGGCCAGCGATCTGGACTGGATGGAGGGGCATTGGCGCAGCGAGGCCGATGGCCGCGTGTCCGAGGAAATCTGGACCAATGGCGATGGCGGGCTCTATCTCGGGGTCAACCGCACGATCAGCGACGGACAAGCACGGGCCTTTGAATTCATGCGCATTGTCGAGAACGATGATGGCGCCGCCTATTGCGCTCAGCCCGGTGGCGGGGAGGCCGTGTGTTTCGAACTTGTGCAGAGCGGTGAACATGCCGTGACGTTCGAAAATCCGGAGCATGATTTCCCGCAACGCATCCGCTATGTACGCGACGGTGATACGCTGACGGCGACGATCTCTGATCTGTCGGGCGATCAGGCGTTCAGCTTTGGCTGGGAGCGTGTGGAAGACTAG
- a CDS encoding thioesterase family protein codes for MSGAQTGRTDYPVFIEIATRWQDNDVYGHLNNVVYYELLDTVVNRHLIEAGVLDPATSDQIGLVVESGCKYFASLAYPEIIDVGLRVTHIGNSSVRYEVGAFARGAETPAAEAFFVHVYVDAKARRPKPLPDDFRAVLERLR; via the coding sequence ATGAGCGGGGCACAGACCGGCCGGACCGATTATCCCGTCTTCATCGAGATCGCCACGCGCTGGCAGGACAATGATGTCTACGGCCACCTCAACAATGTCGTCTATTACGAGCTGCTCGATACGGTCGTGAACCGGCATCTGATCGAAGCCGGTGTGCTGGATCCGGCGACCAGCGACCAGATCGGTCTCGTGGTGGAATCCGGCTGCAAATATTTTGCCTCGCTTGCCTATCCCGAAATCATCGATGTCGGTCTGCGCGTCACCCATATCGGCAATTCCTCGGTGCGCTACGAGGTCGGGGCTTTCGCCAGGGGTGCCGAAACGCCCGCCGCCGAGGCCTTCTTCGTCCACGTCTATGTCGATGCCAAGGCGCGCCGTCCCAAACCCCTGCCGGATGATTTCCGGGCAGTGCTGGAGAGGTTGCGTTAG
- a CDS encoding O-methyltransferase: protein MSRSISLDETLTNYVRKANRAESPALERCRIETDAREDKMMQISPEQGAFMKLIARMVNARTAVEVGVFTGYSALATAETMKEMHGTKARLFACDVSYDFIGMAEDYWKEGGVADIIQPVIGDARHSLIGLLNDGLGESVDLMFVDADKTGYPDYYTAGLSLLRPGGIMLFDNVLWSGSVADPQKCDEDTEALRAIADKLREDDRVEIAFTAIGDGVLMAMKR from the coding sequence ATGTCCCGCTCCATCAGTCTCGACGAGACCCTCACCAATTATGTCCGCAAGGCCAACCGCGCCGAATCCCCGGCGCTGGAGCGCTGCCGCATCGAGACTGATGCGCGCGAGGACAAGATGATGCAGATCAGCCCGGAACAGGGTGCTTTCATGAAGCTGATCGCCCGCATGGTGAATGCCAGGACGGCAGTCGAGGTCGGCGTTTTCACCGGCTATTCGGCGCTGGCGACAGCCGAGACCATGAAGGAAATGCACGGCACAAAAGCCCGGCTCTTTGCCTGCGATGTCTCCTATGACTTCATCGGCATGGCCGAGGATTACTGGAAGGAAGGCGGGGTTGCCGACATCATCCAGCCAGTGATTGGCGATGCGCGCCATAGCCTGATCGGCCTGTTGAATGACGGGCTTGGCGAGAGCGTCGATCTGATGTTCGTGGATGCCGATAAAACCGGCTACCCCGATTACTACACCGCCGGCCTCAGCCTGTTGCGGCCCGGCGGCATCATGCTGTTCGACAATGTCCTGTGGTCGGGCTCGGTCGCCGATCCGCAAAAATGCGATGAGGACACCGAAGCCCTGCGCGCCATTGCCGACAAGCTGCGCGAGGATGACCGCGTCGAGATCGCCTTCACCGCCATTGGCGACGGCGTACTGATGGCGATGAAGCGCTAG
- the zapE gene encoding cell division protein ZapE, whose translation MTPLANLEKRIAEGTLTEDAGQLAAAQALTDLHERLASWRIRDGWFRHKTPPPRGLYLWGGVGRGKSMLMDLFFKTAPVAQKRRVHFHEFMQETHARIGAWRKRLERKKGQDDPIPPVAKAIAADARLLCFDEFQVTDIADAMLLGRLFEQLFDIGVVVVATSNRVPDDLYRDGINRQLFLPFIAELKDRLDVMEIASGVDHRLQQLTAAPVYYTPLGSEADAALDEAWKRLTQGAEPQSCTITVHGRAVPVPREAAGVARFTFAELCARPLGAADYLAIAAQFHTLLVGDVPQLTPDKRNEAKRFVTLIDALYEAKTKLVMSAAAEPDDLYPAGDGAFEFERTASRLMEMRSETYLAAAHEDAMPQTGES comes from the coding sequence ATGACCCCGCTCGCCAACCTTGAAAAGCGGATTGCCGAAGGCACACTGACCGAGGACGCCGGACAACTGGCCGCGGCGCAGGCGCTGACCGATTTGCACGAAAGGCTGGCAAGCTGGCGTATCAGGGATGGCTGGTTCCGCCACAAGACACCGCCGCCGCGCGGTCTTTATCTCTGGGGCGGGGTCGGGCGCGGTAAATCCATGCTGATGGACCTGTTCTTCAAAACCGCTCCGGTGGCGCAAAAACGCCGCGTCCACTTTCATGAATTCATGCAGGAAACCCACGCCCGCATCGGTGCCTGGCGCAAACGGCTGGAGCGGAAAAAGGGTCAGGATGATCCCATCCCGCCCGTCGCAAAAGCCATCGCTGCGGATGCGCGCCTGCTCTGCTTTGACGAATTCCAGGTCACCGATATTGCCGATGCCATGTTGCTGGGACGCCTCTTTGAACAGCTTTTCGATATCGGCGTCGTGGTCGTGGCGACATCCAATCGCGTGCCGGACGACCTCTACAGGGACGGCATCAACCGCCAGCTTTTCCTGCCCTTCATCGCGGAGCTGAAAGACCGGCTGGATGTGATGGAGATCGCTTCCGGGGTGGATCACCGCCTGCAGCAACTCACGGCCGCGCCGGTCTATTACACGCCGCTGGGATCCGAAGCGGATGCTGCGCTGGATGAAGCCTGGAAGCGGCTGACGCAAGGTGCCGAGCCGCAGTCCTGCACGATCACCGTTCACGGGCGGGCCGTTCCGGTGCCGCGCGAAGCAGCGGGCGTTGCCCGCTTCACCTTTGCCGAATTATGCGCCCGGCCCCTGGGTGCGGCGGACTATCTCGCCATCGCGGCGCAATTTCATACATTGCTCGTCGGAGACGTGCCGCAACTGACGCCGGACAAGCGCAATGAGGCGAAACGCTTTGTCACATTGATTGACGCGCTCTACGAAGCCAAAACAAAGCTGGTCATGAGCGCCGCCGCCGAACCGGACGATCTCTATCCGGCCGGCGATGGAGCCTTTGAATTTGAACGCACGGCGTCGCGTCTGATGGAAATGCGGTCTGAAACCTATCTCGCCGCCGCCCACGAAGACGCCATGCCGCAAACAGGAGAAAGCTGA
- a CDS encoding PAS domain-containing sensor histidine kinase, with protein MPEGGINITEIVSISVTLAAVVFGLIAGLWAYRLTAGARAAQALWRKRSRELEDKIARADGVFGSFPGLVLVWDDIPALDDGKLSGWGTPRIFGSPTALASLLKFAEASDGPNPAGLLLEGIADYEARSAAGDDTTLRRRFAELIADGRPFSLTIIGPEGRFLEADARAAGTQLVVWLSDATIRGLDESEARGRVEDARRQLEADPIAILDTLERAPYPSWRMNATGRIVWANAAYARAVEAETPAEVLEKQIALEPAIKDLAMEAAKSGEAVSALKPVVVEGSRRALDLVSFPISGGAAGFALDVTDGEEAKTALKRFRRAFDDTLNQLAEAVAVFDRGQKMVFRNTAFDNLFGLDRQMLDSRPGHGAMLDRLREARKIPEQADYAGWKKAELARYEDAPDTEIPDDLWNLPDGRTLRVARQRNPLGGLLMVFEDKSDELSLRARYNTLINVQRATLDKLHEAVAVFGSDGRLRLHNSEFERLWNLEAAELDGQPELEIVAAKCSALFDNPGVWADMKARVADPSPEARRHVTGEMEREDGKVLVWLSRPLPDGATLIAWQDVTDSRRIEDALRERAEALEASERIKGEFVEHVSYQLRTPLTTITGYADMILQGIAGELNEQQQNYLGYVRSAADELEKMVTDILDVAAIDAGQLELDPGDVDLKELASDAVELLASKAEHAGVRLAVNAPSGDAVITGDAKRLRQITVNLLSNALNHTPRDGRITLTVKRDEDGASITVADTGEGISPDRQARVFERFERGQRGGAGLGLALVKEIVEMHGGWVDLASAPEEGTTVVCHLPVIAKVASAPELDLTGLLRPAGQKAAADG; from the coding sequence ATGCCCGAGGGCGGGATCAACATAACCGAGATCGTCTCGATTTCCGTCACGCTGGCGGCCGTTGTGTTCGGCCTGATTGCGGGTCTGTGGGCCTATCGCCTGACGGCGGGCGCACGGGCCGCGCAAGCCTTGTGGCGCAAGCGGTCGCGCGAGCTGGAAGACAAGATTGCTCGCGCCGATGGCGTGTTCGGCTCGTTTCCCGGACTGGTTCTGGTCTGGGATGACATTCCGGCGCTGGACGATGGCAAGCTCTCCGGCTGGGGCACGCCGCGCATTTTCGGGTCTCCCACCGCACTCGCCAGCCTGCTGAAATTCGCCGAAGCGAGCGATGGGCCCAATCCGGCGGGATTGCTGCTGGAAGGCATCGCGGACTACGAAGCGCGCTCGGCGGCGGGGGATGACACCACGCTGCGCCGCCGCTTTGCCGAGCTGATTGCCGATGGCCGTCCCTTCTCGCTGACCATTATCGGGCCGGAAGGCCGCTTTCTGGAGGCCGATGCGCGCGCCGCCGGCACCCAGCTGGTCGTCTGGCTGTCGGATGCCACCATTCGCGGGCTGGACGAGTCCGAGGCGCGCGGCCGGGTAGAGGATGCCCGCCGCCAGCTGGAAGCCGATCCGATCGCCATTCTCGATACGCTGGAGCGCGCGCCCTATCCGTCCTGGCGGATGAATGCGACCGGCCGCATCGTCTGGGCGAATGCCGCCTATGCCCGCGCGGTGGAGGCCGAAACCCCGGCCGAAGTGCTGGAAAAACAGATCGCGCTGGAACCCGCCATCAAGGATCTGGCGATGGAAGCGGCGAAATCCGGCGAAGCCGTCTCGGCGCTGAAACCTGTCGTGGTCGAAGGCTCGCGCCGGGCGCTCGATCTGGTCAGCTTCCCGATATCAGGCGGGGCCGCCGGATTTGCACTGGACGTGACCGATGGCGAAGAAGCCAAGACCGCGCTGAAACGCTTCCGCCGCGCCTTTGACGACACGCTGAACCAGCTGGCCGAAGCCGTCGCCGTCTTTGATCGCGGTCAGAAAATGGTCTTCCGCAATACCGCCTTCGACAATCTTTTCGGGCTCGACCGGCAAATGCTGGATAGCCGCCCCGGTCATGGCGCGATGCTGGACCGCTTGCGCGAGGCCCGGAAAATCCCCGAACAGGCCGATTATGCCGGCTGGAAAAAGGCCGAGCTGGCCCGCTATGAAGATGCGCCGGACACGGAAATTCCGGACGATCTGTGGAATCTGCCCGATGGCCGCACGCTGCGGGTCGCTCGCCAGCGCAATCCGCTCGGCGGTCTGCTGATGGTGTTCGAGGACAAGTCCGACGAATTGTCGCTGCGCGCGCGGTATAACACGCTGATCAATGTGCAACGCGCGACGCTGGACAAGCTGCATGAAGCTGTGGCCGTGTTCGGCTCTGACGGACGCCTGCGCCTGCACAATTCGGAATTCGAGCGCTTGTGGAATCTGGAAGCGGCCGAACTGGACGGTCAGCCGGAGCTGGAAATCGTCGCCGCGAAATGCTCGGCCCTGTTTGATAATCCGGGCGTCTGGGCCGACATGAAAGCCCGTGTCGCCGACCCCAGCCCGGAAGCGCGCCGCCATGTGACCGGCGAAATGGAACGCGAGGACGGCAAGGTGCTGGTCTGGCTTTCACGCCCGCTGCCCGATGGCGCGACGCTGATCGCCTGGCAAGATGTGACTGATAGCCGCCGTATTGAGGATGCGCTGCGCGAACGGGCCGAAGCGCTGGAAGCGTCGGAACGGATCAAGGGCGAGTTTGTCGAGCATGTCAGCTATCAGCTGCGCACCCCGCTGACCACGATTACCGGCTATGCCGACATGATCCTGCAAGGCATTGCCGGAGAGTTGAACGAACAACAGCAGAATTATCTCGGCTATGTGCGCTCGGCGGCGGATGAGCTGGAGAAGATGGTCACCGACATTCTTGATGTCGCCGCCATTGATGCCGGACAGCTGGAACTTGACCCCGGCGATGTCGATCTCAAGGAACTCGCCTCGGACGCGGTGGAATTGCTCGCCTCCAAGGCGGAACATGCCGGTGTGCGTCTGGCCGTCAATGCGCCGTCGGGCGACGCTGTGATTACCGGTGATGCCAAGCGCTTGCGTCAGATCACGGTCAATCTTCTGTCCAACGCCCTGAACCATACGCCGCGCGATGGCCGGATCACCCTGACGGTGAAGCGCGACGAGGATGGCGCTTCCATCACAGTCGCCGATACCGGCGAAGGCATTTCACCGGATCGTCAGGCACGTGTGTTTGAACGCTTCGAGCGCGGACAGCGCGGCGGGGCCGGGCTCGGTCTCGCCCTGGTGAAGGAAATCGTGGAAATGCATGGCGGCTGGGTCGATCTCGCCTCGGCCCCGGAAGAAGGCACAACCGTCGTCTGTCACCTTCCGGTCATTGCGAAAGTGGCGTCAGCGCCGGAACTGGACCTGACCGGACTTTTGCGTCCTGCCGGACAAAAAGCGGCCGCGGACGGCTAG